Proteins encoded together in one Venturia canescens isolate UGA chromosome 10, ASM1945775v1, whole genome shotgun sequence window:
- the LOC122417589 gene encoding uncharacterized protein, whose amino-acid sequence MWLLNVYVASLCVVLAKGSIQNDPKDFYAMIKGAFHDSSLCRNSPICHYVGMLRSDEKSEESVGRPTSMYRNKGETDLDSRSYYGGYGAPALYPAIDTVSVLASLAFLAFLLHSFASLFDRSRSIIPSVVSNRQLSEERGIPDSVKLVLRALDEYDTLSNGAIFEGLKTSSGKTTLR is encoded by the exons ATGTGGTTGCTCAACGTATACGTGGCTTCCCTTTGCGTCGTTCTCGCTAAGGGCTCTATCCAAAACGATCCGAAAGATTTTTACGCAATGATCAAGGGCGCGTTTCACGATTCATCATTGTGCCGAAATTCTCCAATTTGTCATTATGTCGGCATGTTACGAAGCGATGAAAAGAGTGAGGAATCTGTCGGTCGCCCCACGTCGATGTATCGCAATAAGGGTGAAACTGATCTCGATTCCCGAAGCTATTACGGTGGTTACGGGGCCCCGGCATTGTACCC cGCAATCGATACGGTAAGTGTATTAGCGTCTCTGGCGTTCCTTGCTTTTCTGCTGCACTCGTTCGCCTCTTTGTTCGATCGATCCAGATCGATAATTCCATCGGTGGTTAGCAATCGTCAATTATCGGAAGAGCGCGGTATTCCCGATTCAGTTAAGCTCGTTCTCCGTGCTTTAGACGAATAC gaTACATTGAGCAACGGGGCAATATTCGAAGGTCTGAAGACCAGCAGCGGTAAAACAACGCTACGTTGA
- the Klp67A gene encoding kinesin-like protein KIF18A yields the protein MVFNKRDLEKAFSPNKARKTVKRLGNTPGGGSSLKPSTSGSTDRLRNDNGSAATSIRVIVRVRPPNDKESQKENHRSVIKVIDDKMLIFDPKEEESPFFYRGVAQKGRDLLKKQNKELEFMFDRVFDDRCSNAEVFEGTTKDIIASLLDGYNCSVFAYGATGAGKTHTMLGHDNDPGITFRTMSELFAQIEAQSENRDFNLGVTYLEVYNENVCDLLHKSGPLAIRDDGRHGIIVAGLKIITIYSPDELLTLLARGNKNRTQHPTDANEESSRSHAVFQVYVNITNKLDGQKKHVKLSMIDLAGSERASATGCKGARFKEGANINKSLLALGNCINNLADGIKHIPYRDSKLTRLLKDSLGGNCQTVMIANVGPSSLSFEDTYNTLRYANRAKKIKLNIKKNIISCQMHVTGYVKIVEEQKKEIEMLKQKLLALERRSIEGTVAGSPDSRATKDPKTEEMEKEFSEMRDKLIKLLRSKAQLNEKVLSLQGADKILCCRIQYKIAADKRLRHLTATVDAMSEEEQNASGKSRVNKSLSHFKRQREVVKLQMQTAWNDLQSIEMQIVALNATLVSKKYADRLIETNKVQQCEIEKIRYQQQFEHAKKVCSLQQCELQSLDTSTRTMSLTLQNYYNIMRGYGTMTDEMRQQFKQLVKSLEGVRNIKWAESEAGSYSPEDSYLLTCLSTDELDDPLNNEMPIYKAPYLEDEDTNQHNQQTKTSTILVNGGNTTTPPRDSNMDQTTPPPPLSLNSTITLDDEALLIKDSNDESTPSPTEITPETIKANQLNNTFNLMENKVAKKRTLADKNPIGNQTPVKQAKKISPKQRTAATGSNGVLTTTGKENKNNPPNSTTNKPASVMSAKSIAILNKLKADRLKLLPQPSNTSTESGTGDGLLCNKVVRIKERRGLVGTHPYQKTNAKPKSTSSVPSSRVPW from the exons ATGGTTTTCAACAAACGCGATCTCGAAAAAGCTTTTTCACCAAACAAGGCTCGAAAAACCGTGAAAAGACTTGGCAATACACCCGGTGGGGGGTCGAGCTTAAAACCAAGCACAAGCGGCAGTACCGATCGTCTAAGAAACGACAACGGCTCCGCTGCAACGAGCATACGCGTTATCGTGCGAGTGAGGCCACCCAATGACAAAGaatcacaaaaagaaaatcaccGATCAGTCATCAAAGTAATAGATGACAAGATGCTCATATTCGATCCCAAAGAGGAAGAAAGTCCTTTTTTCTATAGAGGTGTTGCCCAAAAAGGCAGGGATTTAttaaaaaagcaaaacaaAGAATTGGAATTCATGTTCGACCGAGTATTTGATGACAGATGTTCCAATGCAGAAGTATTCGAGGGCACTACCAAAGACATTATAGCGAGCCTCCTGGATGGCTACAATTGTTCTGTTTTTGCATACGGAGCAACCGGTGCTGGCAAAACTCATACCATGTTGGGACACGACAACGATCCCGGTATTACTTTCAGAACAATGTCTGAATTATTTGCTCAGATAGAGGCTCAGAGTGAAAACAGAGATTTCAATTTGGGGGTCACTTATCTCGAAGTTTACAACGAAAATGTCTGTGACCTGTTGCACAAATCTGGTCCCCTTGCTATCAGAGACGATGGTAGACACGGAATCATCGTAGCTGGTCTGAAAATCATAACTATCTACAGTCCCGACGAGCTGCTCACGCTACTTGCCAGAGGAAATAAGAATCGTACTCAACATCCGACAGATGCCAATGAGGAGAGTAGTCGTAGTCATGCAGTATTTCAA GTATACGTCAATATAACAAACAAGCTGGACGGTCAGAAGAAACATGTTAAATTGTCAATGATAGATCTGGCTGGATCGGAGAGAGCCTCTGCGACAGGATGCAAAGGAGCGCGCTTCAAGGAGGGTGCTAATATCAATAAATCGCTCCTGGCGCTTGGTAATTGCATAAACAATCTTGCAGATGGAATAAAGCATATACCCTATAGAGACTCGAAATTGACACGGCTGTTAAAAGATTCGCTCGGAGGTAATTGTCAGACTGTCATGATCGCAAACGTCGGCCCTTCCAGTCTTAGCTTCGAAGATACGTACAACACTCTGAGGTACGCGAATCGAGCGAAGAAGATCAAATTGAACATCAAAAAGAACATAATATCGTGCCAGATGCATGTTACCGGTTACGTGAAAATTGTCGAAGAGCAGAAGAAAGAAATCGAAATGctcaaacaaaaattgttggCCTTGGAGAGACGGTCGATCGAAGGAACGGTTGCCGGATCACCGGACTCGAGAGCcacgaaagacccgaaaaccgAAGAGATGGAGAAGGAATTTTCCGAGATGCGCGACAAGCTGATCAAACTGCTTCGGTCAAAGGCGCAGCTGAACGAAAAGGTTTTATCACTACAAGGCGCCGACAAGATACTCTGTTGCCGAATACAATACAAAATAGCGGCGGACAAGAGACTGAGGCACTTGACAGCGACGGTCGATGCGATGAGCGAGGAGGAGCAAAACGCTAGCGGAAAATCGCGCGTAAACAAATCTCTCTCTCATTTCAAGCGTCAACGCGAAGTTGTTAAACTGCAGATGCAAACGGCCTGGAATGATTTGCAATCGATCGAGATGCAGATAGTGGCGCTGAACGCGACTCTcgtatcgaaaaaatatgCAGACAGATTGATCGAAACGAACAAGGTGCAGCAgtgcgaaattgaaaaaatacgttaCCAGCAACAATTTGAGCACGCGAAAAAGGTCTGCAGCCTTCAACAGTGCGAGTTACAATCGCTCGATACGAGCACCCGTACGATGAGTTTAACCCTACAAAATTATTACAACATAATGCGGGGTTACGGGACTATGACGGATGAGATGAGGCAACAATTCAAACAACTGGTCAAATCGCTCGAGGGTGTTCGCAACATCAAGTGGGCGGAATCAGAAGCGGGCAGTTACTCACCCGAAGATTCGTACCTTCTTACCTGTCTCAGTACCGACGAGCTCGACGACCCATTGAACAACGAAATGCCGATTTATAAAGCTCCCTATCTCGAGGATGAAGATACGAATCAGCACAATCAACAGACAAAAACCTCAACGATACTCGTCAACGGCGGCAACACTACGACACCACCGCGCGATTCGAATATGGATCAGACCACGCCACCGCCACCCCTTTCTCTAAATTCAACGATAACCCTTGATGACGAGGCTTTGTTGATTAAGGATAGTAATGACGAATCAACTCCGTCCCCTACCGAAATCACTCCCGAGACTATCAAAGCCAATCAATTGAACAATACCTTCAATCTCATGGAAAATAAAGTAGCAAAAAAGCGTACACTTGCGGATAAGAATCCAATTGGCAACCAAACACCCGTCAAGCAAGCTAAAAAGATATCCCCGAAGCAGCGAACAGCCGCGACAGGCAGCAACGGGGTTCTTACTACTACTggcaaagaaaacaaaaacaaccCGCCGAACAGCACCACCAACAAACCTGCCTCGGTCATGAGTGCCAAGAGCATAGCGATTCTCAATAAACTCAAAGCTGACAGACTGAAGCTCTTGCCGCAGCCGTCGAACACCTCCACGGAAAGCGGAACTGGTGATGGTTTGCTCTGCAACAAAGTTGTCAGGATCAAAGAGCGACGAGGACTCGTCGGGACGCATCCCTACCAGAAGACCAATGCCAAGCCGAA AAGTACCTCGAGCGTACCGTCCTCCAGAGTACCCTGGTAG
- the LOC122417590 gene encoding ubiquinone biosynthesis protein COQ4 homolog, mitochondrial-like, with amino-acid sequence MVVNQENAWRLGSAMAYGISSLLITIVNKTVLTSYNFPSFQVLGIGQMLATIVILYAAKKLRFIDFPNFESSTFGKIWPLPVIYIGNMIFGLAFRRFASDAFVQDFNQNHVQLSKFQRAVLGAGAAAICLADPYRADMIACLGETTGENALSHCLARMRLSQEGLSILEEKPRINTKSLCLERLAELPEGTLGKTYHNFLLVNKVTPDSRDHVKFVDDVELAYVMQRYREVHDIFHAVLLMPTTMLGEVTVKWVEALQTKLPMCLSGAIFGALRLRPKQRQLYAKHHLPWALKTGTNANFLLGIYFEKRWEQSLVDFHRETNIAPLAT; translated from the exons ATGGTGGTTAACCAAGAAAACGCTTGGCGACTCGGCTCCGCTATGGCCTACGGTATATCCTCGTTACTGATAACGATCGTTAACAAAACTGTTTTAACAAGCTACAATTTTCCATCCTTCCAAGTACTGGGAATAGGACAGATGTTGGCGACTATAGTGATACTTTATGCGGCCAAAAAGTTACGCTTCATAGATTTTCCGAACTTTGAATCGTCtacttttggaaaaatttggcCACTGCCTGTAATCTACATAGGAAACATGATTTTTGGATTGG CCTTTCGGAGATTCGCAAGTGATGCCTTCGTTCAAGACTTTAACCAGAATCATGTACAattgtcgaaatttcaacGCGCGGTGCTCGGAGCCGGTGCCGCCGCGATATGCCTCGCAGACCCTTATCGCGCCGACATGATTGCCTGCCTCGGTGAGACAACGGGAGAGAACGCCCTCTCTCACTGCCTCGCACGGATGCGATTGTCTCAAGAGGGGCTGAGCATACTCGAGGAGAAACCGCGAATAAACACGAAGAGCCTGTGCCTGGAGAGACTAGCCGAACTCCCGGAGGGCACTCTCGGCAAGACTTATCACAATTTCCTGCTAGTCAAT aAAGTCACACCGGACTCGAGAGATCACGTCAAGTTCGTCGACGACGTAGAATTGGCCTACGTCATGCAGCGTTACAGAGAAGTGCACGATATTTTTCACGCCGTTCTGCTCATGCCAACGACGATGCTCGGCGAGGTAACGGTCAAATGGGTAGAAGCTCTGCAAACCAAACTACCGATGTGTCTCAGCGGAGCGATTTTCGGAGCGCTCAGACTTCGACCGAA GCAGAGACAACTGTACGCGAAACATCATCTCCCGTGGGCTTTGAAGACTGGCACAAACGCAAACTTTTTGCTCGGCATATACTTTGAGAAACGGTGGGAGCAGAGCCTCGTAGATTTTCATCGAGAGACGAATATTGCACCGCTCGCCACCTGA
- the mRpS35 gene encoding 28S ribosomal protein S35, mitochondrial, which translates to MSVLIRLGEKNVVSAISRISNASAGYATTPHEDTKVVGEFRVLELIPKKIENKQIQKRKRYVPPPRTNQMATDQDWPSVWPGPRTFHPATVPLPIRQGYPRKKQAPLGKFGNTELMKIPNFLHLTPPAVQRHCEALKQFCTQWPVGLETEEKCRKHFPLEVITSDYCYAGPSIRDPLARIVSIRVKLSSLSLDSHAKDKLLRLVGNRYNSTTDIITITADRCPTRKQNLEYVEYLLTAVYNEALRTEPWEAEKTLADMEYYDWDKHKSREALVSTHSWPDLPPKDFDYETIPHVTEYKIAVSDLINNGEDDHSLNKYRLAVENLLHLRASN; encoded by the exons ATGTCAGTGTTGATACGGTtgggagagaaaaatgtaGTCTCGGCAATATCTAGAATATCGAATGCATCAGCAGGATACGCGACAACTCCCCACGAAGACACCAAAGTAGTCG GTGAATTTCGTGTTCTCGAGCTTAtcccgaaaaaaattgagaacaaGCAAATCCAGAAGAGGAAACGGTATGTGCCACCACCACGAACGAACCAAATGGCAACTGACCAGGATTGGCCATCGGTCTGGCCAGGGCCGCGTACCTTTCATCCTGCAACAGTCCCTCTGCCGATTCGACAGGGTTATCCTAGAAAGAAACAGGCACCGCTTGGTAAATTCGGCAATACCGAACTCATGAAGATACCAAATTTTCTGCATTTGACACCACCTGCTGTCCAGAGGCACTGCGAAGCGCTTAAGCAATTTTGCACACAGTGGCCTGTTGGTCTGGAAACCGAGGAAAAATGTCGCAAACACTTTCCCCTTGAAGTAATAACCAGCGACTATTGCTATGCTGGTCCGAGTATCAGAGATCCTCTTGCTCGGATCGTCAGTATAAGAGTCAAACTATCGTCTCTGTCACTCGATTCTCATGCAAAGGATAAACTATTGAGACTGGTCGGCAACCGATATAATTCCACCACGGATATAATTACTATTACAGCTGACAGATGTCCtacaagaaaacaaaatttggaaTACGTCGAGTATCTTCTCACAGCTGTCTACAACGAAGCTTTG CGAACGGAGCCATGGGAAGCTGAGAAAACACTTGCAGATATGGAGTATTACGATTGGGATAAGCACAAAAGTCGGGAAGCTCTAGTGAGCACGCACTCATGGCCAGATCTCCCTCCGAAGGATTTTGATTACGAGACGATACCTCATGTGACTGAGTACAAAATCGCTGTATCCGATCTTATTAACAACGGCGAAGACGATCACTCTTTGAACAAGTATCGCCTCGCCGTGGAGAATCTGCTGCATCTAAGAGCatccaattga
- the LOC122417585 gene encoding discoidin domain-containing receptor 2-like — MRAFELFLIEILVASTVLCAEDTSKNDITGRCKQPLGMEEGKIPDDAITASSSYEIKSVGPQNARIRQEKNGGAWCPKAQISSDIREYLEVDLTRDHLITWTETQGRFGNGQGQEYAESFFLEYWRDSEWHPYKTLRGDRVLRGNSNTYLVVQQKLDLPFVASRVRFVPYSQHPRTVCMRVEIFGCVWDQGVRRYGAPKGQVFGPEGANAEDYSYDGTEEGDFLTGGLGQLTDGVIGEDPYRIESSSSTNWVGWSDLNPVELIFEFTGVREFENCTMHVANAPDKGVEPFSRVRASFSVDGKTYEPNEEKAEFIGSIRASVAALSIDLHSRNARFVRLELVPRSKWLLISEVNFHSVADAPGNVSTEPRSETGEPGFPRGSPANETVDASLDEDRSETSSNETSYEVNPNVTPDAFPVNNSQTYIGLISGALMVLALSLACTFFLVKLRGRNKVALLQKHTALLCGSPAPGITINMKDIRLSNSKAAIASAGNGVSSLSRASVKGKCPPSSSSGDCATIRSVGNNSTNEYEHCSVYEKTYKLFSEENLAYEQHTCKRTEYSDVTGFSSEGNLQDDRVSDRIVQTPFPLKRRGSMTQTTKSSSKIHEGYYAATDILTIKRREQHAGSSLFTSLHIDECAHLGDAPNSYKVQQISRHRLRILDKIGEGSFGFVHLCEAKGIQSPDLGTTRNRQVVIVRSLWRGVTDSLKKVFMKDMYALAEIRDINIARIIALVEEEPFGAVFEYGELGDLPSFVRDHEKSSNDTRLSYGCLLNFATQIASGMKYLEGLKVPHCDLAARNCVVNKNLVIKVSDHAMYCSKYESEYYVNECYAKIPLRWMAWEAVLLGKRSCRADVWSYATTVWEIMTHCEELPFSDMTSEQVLENCGKWYQGSVGGGVGIEAKNQPRVLQQPAFCSRDLYRMMTKCWSKRAEERPSFDEIHLFLKRLGFD, encoded by the exons ATGAGAGCGTTCGAATTATTTCTCATAGAAATCCTCGTCGCGTCGACGGTTCTCTGCGCCGAGGATACCAGTAAAAATGACATCACCG GCCGGTGTAAGCAGCCCCTCGGTATGGAAGAGGGAAAAATACCGGATGACGCGATAACGGCGTCCTCGAGTTACGAGATCAAGTCGGTCGGGCCCCAGAACGCAAG AATACGCCAGGAGAAGAACGGGGGCGCGTGGTGCCCGAAGGCACAGATCAGCAGTGACATAAGGGAGTATCTCGAGGTTGATCTGACGAGGGATCATCTGATAACGTGGACCGAGACACAGGGCCGTTTCGGGAACGGCCAGGGCCAGGAGTACGCGGAGTCCTTTTTTCTGGAGTACTGGCGAGACTCGGAGTGGCATCCGTACAAGACGCTGAGGGGCGATCGG GTATTGCGGGGAAACAGCAACACGTATCTCGTCGTACAGCAGAAATTGGATCTACCGTTCGTAGCGAGCAGAGTCAGATTCGTCCCGTACAGCCAGCATCCTCGGACGGTTTGCATGAGAGTCGAGATCTTCGGATGCGTTTGGGATC AGGGAGTGAGGAGATACGGAGCACCGAAGGGCCAAGTGTTCGGCCCGGAAGGCGCCAACGCCGAGGATTATTCGTACGACGGTACGGAGGAGGGTGATTTTCTCACGGGAGGTCTGGGCCAGCTGACGGACGGCGTCATAGGCGAGGATCCGTACAGGATCGAGTCCTCGAGCTCGACGAATTGGGTCGGCTGGAGCGACTTGAATCCGGTCGAGCTGATTTTCGAGTTCACCGGCGTTCGGGAATTCGAGAACTGCACGATGCACGTCGCCAACGCTCCGGACAAGGGAGTCGAACCGTTCTCGAGGGTACGCGCGTCGTTCTCGGTGGACGGAAAGACGTACGAGCCGAACGAGGAGAAGGCCGAATTCATCGGATCGATCAGGGCCAGCGTTGCCGCTCTGTCCATCGATCTCCACTCCCGGAACGCCCGATTTGTCAGGCTCGAACTCGTGCCGCGCTCCAAATGGCTTCTCATCAGCGAGGTCAACTTCCACAGCG TCGCTGACGCTCCCGGAAACGTTTCAACGGAGCCTCGTTCAGAGACCGGGGAACCGGGCTTCCCCCGAGGAAGCCCTGCCAACGAGACGGTAGACGCGAGTCTCGACGAAGACCGATCGGAAACGAGCAGCAACGAGACCTCCTACGAGGTCAATCCCAACGTCACCCCGGACGCGTTTCCCGTCAACAATTCCCAGACGTACATCGGTCTCATCAGCGGGGCTCTCATGGTCCTCGCCCTCTCCCTCGCCTGcacttttttcctcgtaaAACTGCGCGGCCGCAACAAGGTCGCTCTCTTGCAAAAACACACCGCTCTCCTGTGCGGCTCCCCCGCCCCCGGCATCACCATCAACATGAAGGACATCAGACTCTCAAACTCGAAAGCAGCGATCGCCAGCGCCGGCAACGGGGTTTCCTCCCTCTCGAGAGCCTCCGTCAAGGGCAAATGCCCCCCCTCGTCCTCGTCCGGCGACTGCGCGACCATTCGAAGCGTCGGCAATAATTCGACCAACGAGTACGAACACTGCAGCGTTTACGAGAAGACGTACAAACTCTTTTCCGAAGAAAACTTGGCCTACGAACAGCACACTTGCAAGAGGACCGAGTACTCGG ATGTAACCGGCTTCTCGAGCGAAGGTAATCTCCAGGACGACAGAGTCTCGGACAGGATCGTTCAAACGCCCTTCCCCCTCAAGAGACGCGGCTCGATGACGCAGACGACCAAATCCAGTAGCAAAATTCACGAGGGCTATTACGCGGCGACCGACATTCTAACG ATTAAGAGAAGGGAGCAGCACGCCGGATCGAGTCTCTTCACCTCGCTGCACATCGACGAGTGCGCTCATCTCGGGGACGCCCCAAACTCCTACAAAGTTCAACAGATCTCGAGGCACAGGTTACGAATCCTTGACAAAATCGGCGAAGGAAGCTTCGGCTTT GTCCATCTGTGCGAGGCAAAAGGCATTCAGAGTCCCGATTTGGGGACTACGAGAAATCGGCAAGTCGTCATAGTCCGATCCCTTTGGCGCGGCGTCACCGATTCCTTAAA AAAAGTATTTATGAAGGACATGTACGCGTTGGCGGAGATTCGTGACATAAACATAGCCCGAATAATAGCGTTGGTCGAGGAGGAGCCTTTCGGTGCGGTTTTCGAGTACGGGGAGCTCGGAGATTTGCCGAGTTTCGTGAGGGATCACGAAAAGTCGAGCAACGATACGAGGCTGAGTTACGGATGTCTGTTGAACTTTGCAACCCAGATAGCATCGGGAATGAAGTATTTGGAGGGATTGAAGGTGCCGCATTGCGACCTCGCCGCAAG GAATTGCGTGGTCAACAAGAATCTCGTGATAAAGGTATCGGATCATGCGATGTACTGCAGCAAATACGAGAGCGAGTACTACGTGAACGAGTGTTACGCCAAAATTCCGCTCCGCTGGATGGCCTGGGAGGCTGTTTTGCTC GGAAAGCGGAGCTGTCGGGCCGACGTTTGGTCGTACGCGACGACCGTCTGGGAGATAATGACGCACTGCGAGGAGCTGCCATTCTCGGACATGACCTCGGAGCAGGTGTTGGAAAATTGTGGCAAATGGTATCAGGGAAGCGTCGGCGGAGGGGTCGGCATCGAGGCGAAGAACCAGCCCCGCGTGCTCCAGCAGCCGGCGTTTTGCTCCAGGGATCTCTACCGCATGATGACCAAATGCTGGAGCAAGCGAGCCGAGGAGCGGCCGAGCTTCGACGAGATTCATCTCTTCCTCAAGAGGTTGGGCTTCGACTAG